CTCTCCTCCCCAGAAGTTGGGGTGTAAGAGCGGGAGGAGGCTGGTGCAGCGCCGGCGCGTCTCGCCTGGCGCCCGAGGGACGCGGTCTGCCTCGGAAGCTGCAACTCCGTTACCAATTTTTATACATCTTTTAGCACTCCTGTACGGGAGTCACGGCAGAGCGGGATAATAGAAGAATTTTTTGTGTCTGCGGACAAGACGTAGGCATTTTTTGTTGCGGCAGAGCGGCCAGTTAAAGGCAGTATTACCGAGAGCTACAGCCACTTTTACCTATTTTATGCATGGATATGTTTACGCTTACGTGTCTTTTTATACATAACGTTGGTGAAAGTTTGAAGCTCCCCATGCTGTAAAGAATGAAGAATATCAAAAGGAGCAAAGCGGTTTTAGTTCTCCCCGCTCTGTGTGCAAGCAATTTAAAACTACACACATATACGAGCTGAGCTTGTTGCTAACTGCAACAATGAAAAGTGCACTGTTTGCCTACTTCTGCAGCTTTTGCATGGTGTCAAGTACACCTTTTAGGTTGTCACATCCACACACAGTAACAGTCCTGGCATTTGCTGTTTcatgtgtttcttttttacattttccactTAGCAGAACCTTCCCCAGTCTCTCTTCTCTTGCCTGTGTAGAtagttactttaaaaaaagatctTTGTATTTGAGCTTGATCATAACTTTGTCTTAGGCATTATCTCCTAGCGCTTAATCGAGTTGTGAGAATATCTTTAtctttctctaaaaaaaaaaaaaaaagccatccaTTTTCACCTGTTAGAGGTCAGTAGGACTTGATATTCAGTTTTACAATTTTACTCCTTCTGTACAAGGTTGTTTTGATGTGTTGCAAGTAatttatataaagaaaaatattttaacattgACATTAGCTACATCAAAAGGCAAATTTGCTGCAGTGACTCCATCAATTAAAAAGTACTTGCCTACAGTAACATGACCTTGCAAATGACATCGATAGTTAATATGATCATTAGTCATTAACAGTATTATTATattcaaaaatataaatttgttGCCAGAATCCACATATTTACTGCTCTGCATGTTtcattcttctgtgttttcaaaTCTCGGATGACGTGGTCAGTTAATTTTCACGCTTTAATCtttcacagatttattttcagcttctttAGCTTGGTTAAGTGGACCTAAGGAAAATAtaagggattttgttttgttttgttttgggtttgggttttacTTTTTACAGCTTcttgttgtttctttttgtttagaAAATTTGTCTGTAATTCTAGAATAACAGAATGGAAACTGTGGAAGTCTGATGAAAGTAATCTTTGGAGTCTACTCGTTATTCAAATATACAGAGAATTGGAACAAATCTTGTACTTATCCCACAAATTTGAATATAAGGTTTCTCATACAATGAAAACTTGGTAAGGAGTAAGTCTCgttaaaacatttttgttttcttctagaTTTGTCGGCATCAATGCATCTGATATAAACTACTCAGCTGGTCGATATGACGCCTCAGTTAAACCCCCCTTTGATATAGGCTTTGAAGGTGTCGGTGAAGTGGTAGCGTTAGGACTCAGTGCTAGTGCAGATTACACGGTGGGTCAGGCTGTGGCCTACGTGAAGGCAGGTTCCTTTGCCGAATACACAGTTGTGCCGGCCAGACAAGCAGTCCCTCTACCCTCAGTGAAACCCGAGTTTCTCACTTTAATGGTAAGTGGCGCAACTGCATACCTCAGTTTGAAAGAGCTGGGAGACCTGTCTGAAGGCAAGAAGGttctggtgacagcagcagctggaggaacaGGCCAGTTTGCTGTGCAGCTTGCAAAGAAGGCAAAATGCCATGTAATTGGAACCTGCTCCAGTGATGAAAAGGGTGGCTTTCTGAAATCCATTGGCTGTGACCGTACCATCAActataaaactgaaaatgtcGAATCTGTGCTTAGGAAGGACTACCCCGAAGGTGTGGATGTGGTGTATGAATCTGTTGGAGGAAAGATGTTTGACTTGGCTCTCAATGCCTTGGCTATCAAAGGGCGCCTGATAGTTATTGGGTTTATCGCTGGCTACCAAAACCCCACTGGCCTCCAGCCCATTAAAGCAGAGTTATTGCCAGCAAAACTATTGAAGAAGTCTGCTAGCGTCCGGGGTTTCTTCTTGAACCATTACCTTTCTGACTACAAAATGGCTCTGCAGCATTTGCTCAAGATGTATGAAAGAGGAGACCTGGTTTGTGAGGTGGACTTTGGAGACATGTCTCCTGAGGGCAAGTTCACTGGCTTGGAATCTGTATTCCGTGCTGTAGATTACATGTACATGGGAAAAAACATTGGAAAAATTGTAGTTGAATTACCTCACTCTGTCAACAGTAAGCTGTAAAAACAGAACAATGATATAaatcagaagagagaaaatgggCACTTTATGCCTCAGATTTACtagaaacaatttctttttttaagcttAGTAATggatattatattaaaaaacagCATTAAAGTGTTAATAAAAAGGGatgggtttgttggggtttttttccgtttgttggggtttttttccatttgtttgtttttattttcttaaaagtgTTTAAATCAGTGGCTGTAGCAGGGACATAATGGGCCTGTGTTTGATATTGTCACTTAGGTTAGCATGAGACAAGAACATTGTTCTTGACAGAATAAGTCTTGATGCAGAGGCAGATTTAGTCTGTCAGCCTGATTTGATAAGACTTCATCTGTAGttcagctcagaaaaaaaaaatctttcagcaATTTTGAGTccctgatttaaaaataaaatttttagaaCAAGAATAAGTAAAGAGTTGTATCTTTGGGTTGCTCTATTAATCTTTTGAAGTTTCTGGGAAAAAACTGCTCTTGATTTTCTGTCACAAACATGATAATCATAATTCAGTTGCATCATGGATCATAGTAATATTCCTTGACTGGTTACACAGGGAAATTTATCCTCCAATTCTGACATGTCAGTAATATTAAGcaacttgacttttttttttttaatcctgtctTTCATAACTATAAACAACTgtgcaattttcttttaaatctttaaCTACAAGTTGCAATATAGTCTCATTTTGTtgccttttcattttccacTGTTACTGTTTATTGTCCAGTCTCCCCTTTAGTCAGTGTTTAAAGATTATTGGAATGGGATTTTGAGCCATGTTCATGTGTGTTCATGCCCTGTATATTTTTTGAAgattaaataaagttttaaaagctatttaaatatttgtgtcaTTTATTCATAATTATATGTTTCTTGCTGACTAGCTCTTTTTCAGATATTCTGTTTTTCAGAGTTATTTGACTGATCATTCTTGAAGAAACTTCCCATGATCAGGCTGCTACTTCTACTTTTACCAAATACTCCTTCTTCAGAAGCCCTCTTACAAGCAAGCAGCAGGACCATTTTAAATCTATAGTCACAATGCCTGGTACACGTACTGATGCTCAGCCACAGATTTTCCAGCGGATGCAGTTAAAGGGTTTTGTAAAGTTTCAAAAATTCTTCCTCACCTAGTGAATATTATTAATGGTACATACAGTGGGAATTCCAGCTAGAAGCATAATATTTTCCAGAACAATAAAATACTTGAAACTGCTTGCTCTACATCTTTTTTTCCATAGCAAACTTTGAGGATCATCAAGGCCAATTTTGCCACATCTTTTGAAATTACATTCATTTGTATTCTGTTGAAGAGATGGAAATTTCCTAAGATCATATGCCTCATAATAAACATAATGATAGACTGATAATGGCTAGgacttgaaggaaaaaatccagggTAAACTTAATTTTAGAGCATTATTCAGGACTGACTGTACATACCATTTTTGATTGTAACACAGGAAAACATAAATTTTATTCAGTAgtgcagacagaaaaatatttttaattttgatttggTGGATTCTTAATGCAAATTCTTAGTACATGTATCATTAGCATCTAAAGAATTGTGTAAAATGGAGAACTGTCCCTTTCTTGGACCATGCCTGACTATTAGGTTTAGTCTCACTTTGATTTTGGGTAACTCCAGAATGGATTGAGTTTTTGTGACCATTTTTCTCAGTTACTCAAGGTGAGCATGAATCCACcatgatttttgttttaagtaAGATCTGCTGTTAGAAACATATATCCTCTTTCATCTCTGATAATAAAACTTTTGTGTTGTGTTTGAGTTTTGCATAATTTGAAAGGTATATTGGGCTTCCAGCTGACTGCTAGAAGCATGTGAACACTCAAGTACCATACAGAGCATTCAGAGTTCTCAGCATTTTATTCCTAGGCATGTGTGATATCTTTCCTTGTTCAGGGATAAAGTGAAGTCCTTGGTcattaaatgcatttaaaaaaacaaggtTGTTTGAGATGTACtgtgacaaaataaaaaaaaaccaaaaaaacaattGGTTACCTCTGTGATATGTACAGAAGAGTTGCATGAGTAACAGTTTTTTCAAATCAAATTCCTGCAGTCAAATGCCAAAACCATCCAAGTGGCCCAACTTTCAGATGTGTTGATCACTGTCAGTTCAATAGATCTGCTGTTGCTGAGGCAGTGAATTCCATATGTTTTTGTCATAGAAAATTTCTCCTGTAACTGGATTCTGTTTGGACATACATTctactttctttttaatttgttacTTCATCTATAACATTGCATAATGCAACTGCCCCAGGCTTCTTCACTGAtcaaaaaaggagaagagagggaCCTTTGGGGGGGTTCACACACATGTATGTATTTAGATATGACATGTTGTTAATTTTAGTTTTGGCTTTAGATTATTGTTTAGCACTTTCATACTGATCACAGCATTAATAAAAGGATTACGTTTGTTGTATGCATAACTTGGATAGCCAATGTACAAATTTCATAGCCTTTCTGGTGTTTAGGTTAGGCTGTGGTCATTTGGCTTGTCTTTTTCATCAAATGTTTATGTTAAGCTGAAGGGGTGGCTCAGGGTCAACATGATAACTCTTCCATGAATGAATATGGAACGaagaagtaatttttgtttttaaaggtaCAACTTCTATACTTCAAATGGCTGAAAGAGAGCATTATCAATGGAGAGAGGGTGAAAAGTATTTCTTAAACGTGCAGATAAGGCCTTTTTGATGAGTTTCATAATAAATTTTGTCTTGCAGCTGGGGGAAAAAGCCCAACTTCTCTTTATTTAAAAGTACATTCTGCAAACTTAGAGTTGTGGGAGCGGGGCTGCCTTTGAATAAGTAAGCTACGATGGatttaaataatgtttaaaTATTAGATGCCTAGGAAAATGTATATGGCATGCATGCACTGAGAGGTTTAAATGATGATAGGACATTGAACatacaaggaaaagaaatactgtAGAGTCACAGCAAGGGATTAATAACAATACACTTAATATGCTTGCAAAAAAGGTGTATTAAAAGCTGTGTGCACAGTGGGGACTtaaatgattaaaaataataatacatttGCCTTGGAAGTACTAAGTATACTATATGTAGAGAGCAGGGATTTAAATAATAATACTATTAATAATAGCAGCTCATTGAGATGTGGTTGCTAGCAGTACATCCTAATTTTACCTTTCTAAATGAATTTGCTTCAGAGGAATCTGGCATTGTTTGCTGAGGCTAATAACCGAATTTCCCTTCCCTACACACATATGCTTCCAtggaaaaacaacaaagaacTAGATGAAGAGCTGGCTTTTTTCCTGAGTCTGTCACATGTGTGCATACGCACGCGCACACGGACACACACGTACTCACTTGCTCTCTCCCAGCTTGCAACCCTCAGCACATTTTACAGATATGCTTCCTATTTAATTGCTGTGCTGGATTCTCCTAATACCTTTTTGAATCAAGTTGGGTTTCTACCAACCAGTAGTTTGCTGTACATTTGTATGCGTGCAAATGCGTGTAATGTATAAAGTGTATATTTAGTAAGTGGATATGAATAACTGCCGTGTCATGTAAATACAGATAATTGCAATCTCTCAAGGAAAAGTTTGCTGTAGTGTTTGCAGATATTATATATATTCCTACTTCTGTCTGAGGAGTAAAGAAATTTCTCTGCTGAATAGCTGTTAGTATCTATTTTACAAGATTTACTCATTTTCAGGTACCTAATGTAGCTGCTAGCATGCATGCACGACAATACAATTTATATGGTAAATGGAACCAAATAATGGCTTCACTGAATGTTATGGCTGCACTGAAGGGAAATGTCACGGTAAATAGCTGCCAAATTATGGATCATGCCGAAGTGTCACAACTGCACTAAAGACAAATAGCACTAGAGGCTATTGCCACTGTGACGCTTTTGAGTTATGAAGAAGAGGAGCAGCCTGATGTGAGCCTCTTTGTGTCCTCATTATAGCAAAGGGTTACTGGTGCAGTGTACAAGAAAACCTAGTCCTACGTGGTGGCTAGTTATTAATCTGTTCTTTTCGAATTTAACA
This Haemorhous mexicanus isolate bHaeMex1 chromosome 1, bHaeMex1.pri, whole genome shotgun sequence DNA region includes the following protein-coding sequences:
- the PTGR3 gene encoding prostaglandin reductase 3; translated protein: MSFSAKSGASLSSRAARWWWRQQPTCAAAAPAWSFGSSWSRPILDMSYSRQFLDFQGSSIPSSMKKLVVTKLSQNFREAVTLQQDSPVPLPGDGDLLVRNRFVGINASDINYSAGRYDASVKPPFDIGFEGVGEVVALGLSASADYTVGQAVAYVKAGSFAEYTVVPARQAVPLPSVKPEFLTLMVSGATAYLSLKELGDLSEGKKVLVTAAAGGTGQFAVQLAKKAKCHVIGTCSSDEKGGFLKSIGCDRTINYKTENVESVLRKDYPEGVDVVYESVGGKMFDLALNALAIKGRLIVIGFIAGYQNPTGLQPIKAELLPAKLLKKSASVRGFFLNHYLSDYKMALQHLLKMYERGDLVCEVDFGDMSPEGKFTGLESVFRAVDYMYMGKNIGKIVVELPHSVNSKL